The nucleotide sequence CATTTAATCAGTTGGATTAAAAAAAATATGAATGATTTAGAAAATTTATGTGATGGAATTTTTCAAGTAGAAGAACTTTCAAAACGATCTTTAGATAAAATCATGAGTTTTGGAGAACTAAGTTCATCTTTTCTCATAGCAGAAAAATTGAAACAATCTGGTTTAGATGCTACTTGTAAAGATAGTAGAGATTTAATTATTACAGATTCTCAATTTGGATGCGCTCAAGTGGATTTTATTACAAGCAATCACCATATTATTCAGTTTTTTCGTGAGAAAACATCAGAATATATCGTATTACCAGGATTTATAGGTTCTACGTTAGAAAATGAAACCACTACTCTTGGAAGAGGTGGGTCTGATTATACTGCGTCTATTTTAGCTGCTGCTATATCTGCTAGTTTACTTGAAATTTGGACAGATGTGAGTGGAATGATGACAGCAAATCCAAAAATTGTGAATCAAGCTTTTCCTATAAAAGAAATTTCTTATGAGGAAGCAATGGAATTATCGCATTTTGGAGCAAAAGTAATTTATCCTCCTACAATTCAACCTGCTATGAAGAAACATATTCCTATACAGATTAAAAACACCTTCTCTCCTTTAGATACGGGGACTTTAATTTATATGAACAAGAACACAAATATTAGTCAACCTGTTACGGGTATATCTGGAATTCAGAATATGGCATTACTTACATTAGAAGGAAGTGGAATGATAGGAATTCCTGGATATTCTAAACGTTTATTCGAAGCACTATCACGTGAAAAAATAAATGTTATATTTATAACTCAAAGTTCTTCAGAACATTCAATTACTACAGGGATTCATGAAACGGATGTTATTAAAGCAAAAGCTGTAATAGATAGTGAATTTGCTCAAGAAATCCATCAAAGACGTATTGATCCATTAAGAATTGAAAAAGATCTTTGTATTATTGCTGTAGTGGGAGATAATATGAAAAATCTTCATGGAACTAGTGGAAAAATGTTTTCAGCTTTAGGAAGAAATAGTATTAATGTTAGAGCCATCGCACAAGGTTCTACTGAAAAAAATATATCAGCCGTTATTAGAAAAACGGATTTTAAAAAAGCATTAAATACTTTACATGAAGCTTTTTTTGAAAGTCCCCCGAAACAAATTAACCTTTTCATTTGTGGAGTAGGAAAAGTAGGAAGTAAATTGCTCGAACAGATTGATCAACAACAGAATTATTTATTAGAAGAATTAAAACTTCAAGTTAGGGTTATTGGATTAGCTAATAGCAGAAAAATGTATTTCAATGACCATGGAATTAATTTAAGCAATTGGGAAAAAGACTTGAAACAAAAAGGAATTGACATGAACATATATTCCTTTATGGAAGAAGTATGGAAATTTAATCTAAGAAATAGTTTATTTGTAGATAATACAGCTAGTGAAGAAATGGCTATGACTTACGATAAATTTTTAAAAAATGGGATTGGTGTTATTACTTGTAATAAAATAGCTTGTTCTTCAGATTATGATCATTACAAAAGATTAAAAACACTATCCAGACATTTTAAAGCTCCATTTTTGTTCGAAACCAATGTAGGAGCTAGTCTTCCAGTCATTAGTACATTAAACGATCTAATCAATAGTGGAGATAAAATCAATAAAATAGAAGCTGTATTATCAGGAAGTTTGAATTTTATATTTAATCATTTTGTAGGAGAAAAATCTTTTTTAGAAGTAGTAAAAGAAGCTCAATTAAAAGGATATACAGAGCCTGATCCTAGAATTGATTTAAGTGGATTAGATGTCATGCGAAAGATACTAATTTTAGCAAGAGAATGTGGTTCTCCATTAGAACTAAGTGACATTCATAAAAAATCTTTTCTACCAGAAACTTGTTTAAATTCAACATCTATAGATCATTTTTATCAAGAATTATATAGATTCAAAAATTATTTTTTTAATATTAGAAATGAAGCGGAAAAAGAAAAGAAGCGTTTACGTTTTATTGCACGTTATGAAAATGGAATTGCCTTTGTGGGATTAGAATCCGTGAAACAAACTCACCCGTTTTTTCAACTAGAAGGAAAAGATAATATGGTTTTATATAACACATATCGTTATGCGGAACAACCTCTTATCATAAAAGGAGCAGGAGCAGGTGCAGAAGTTACTGCATCTGGAGTTTTTTCAGATATTATTAAAGCTACTAAATAAAAGTTATGAAAGGAATCAAAATATTTTCTCCAGCCACTGTAGCTAATTTGGCTTGTGGGTTTGATGTTATTGGATTAGCCTTAGATTTTCCAAAAGATGAAATTTTTTTATATAAATCTAATAATCCAGGAATACGTATTAAGAGAATATATGGATCATCACTGCCTAATGATCCAAAAAAAAACGTGGCTTTTGTAGCTTTAGAATTTTTTTTAAAAAAATATAAACAAACACAAAGATTTGATAATGAAGAAAAAATAGGATTTGAAGTAGAATTAATTAAAAATATTCATCCTGGAAGTGGAATAGGATCTAGTGCAGCGAGTGCGGCTGGTGTTGTTTATGGAGCTAACATTTTATTAGGAAATCCTTTTAGCACTATACAATTAATTCGTTTTGCAATGGAAGGAGAACGTGTAGCAAGTGGAACTGCTCATGCTGATAATGTCGCTCCTGCTATCATGGGTGGCATGACATTGATTAGAAGTTATAAACCGTTGGATATTACAAAATTACATACTCCTAGCGAATTATGGATCAGTATTATACATCCACAAATCGAAGTGAAAACATCAGATGCTAGAGAAATTTTAAAACAAAAAATATTAATGACAGATGCTATTAAACAATGGGGAAATGTAGGGGCATTAGTAGCTGGTTTGTATCAAGAAGATTACAGATTAATAAGTAGATCATTGGAAGATGTTATTGTAGAACCTATACGAGCTATACTAATACCAGCTTTTTATGAATTAAAAATAAGATGTAAAGAAATAGGAGCCTTGGGAGGGGGAATTTCTGGTTCAGGGCCATCTGTTTTTATGCTTAGTAAAGGAAATCATACAGCCCAAAAAGTTACTGAGATCATGAATAGAGTATATTCTCCGTTAAAAGTGGATTATAAAACTTATACTTCTCCTGTCAATCAACAAGGGGTAAAGTGGAATCATATATAAAAATTATAAAATAAGTATGTATGTTATATTACAGTTTAAAAAATTATAAAAAAGATCTAGTTTCCTTCGAAGACGCTGTTTTAAGAGGATTATCGCCTGATGGTGGTTTATATATGCCTCAATGTATTCCTAAATTAAAGACTCAATTTATTCATAAACTTCCAATTTATGATATTCATACAATTGCAATGGATGTTATTAAACCTTATATTGGAAAATACATATCTAATAATATCGAAAGTATTATTCATAATACTTTAAATTTTTCTTTTCCATTGAAAAAAATACATGATAACATTCACGTATTAGAACTTTTTCATGGTCCTACTTTAGCTTTTAAAGATGTAGGGGCTCAGTTTATGGCTGGATGCTTAAGTTTTCTTTCTGAAAAAGAAGGAAAAAATATTACAGTATTAGTAGCAACTTCAGGGGATACCGGAGGAGCTGTAGCTAAAGGGTTTCATAAAAAATATGGAATAGAAGTTCTCATTTTATATCCATATAATGGGGTTAGTTCTTTACAAAAGAAACAAATCACTTCATTAGGTGATAACATATTAGCTTTGGAAATACATGGAAGTTTTGATGATTGTCAAAATATGGTCAAAAAAGCTTTCTTAGACAAGGAAGTGAATAAAAAATATACATTAACTTCTGCAAATTCTATTAATATAGGGAGATGGCTCCCTCAAATGTTTTATTATTTTTTAGCTTATAGACAAATAATCGTAAAAAATCCGATAGAATTAATTTTTTCAGTTCCTAGTGGGAATTTTGGAAATATTTGCGCAGGAATGATGGCTGAAAAAATGGGATTACCTATAAAATTTTTTATTGCATCTACAAATATTAATGATACTATCCCCCGATTTTTAAAATCTGAAAAATACCATCCTCTTCCGGTAAAAAAAACTATATCGAATGCTATGGATATAGCTGATCCCAGTAATTTTTCTAGAATATGGCATTTATATAAAAAAAATATCTTTCAATTAAGAAAAAAATTATCTTCCTATAAATTCACGGATGAAGAAGCTTTGACAGCTATAGAAATGATATGGAAAAAATATAAATATATACTAGATCCACATGGATCTATTGGTTATTTAGGCCTTAGACAGTATTTACAAGAAATGAATAATACTTCAGAACCATCTATTTTCTTAGAAACAGCTCATCCTATTAAATTTTTAGATCATATGCCCTTTTTTTTACGAAAAAAAATAGTTTCAACCCCAGAACTAGAAATTTTTTTGAATAAAAAAAACATAAGTCAAAAAATATCTTTATCCAATGATTTTAATGTTTTCAAAAGTTGGTTATTAGAAAGAAAATAAATGAATTTTTAAATGGCGACATCTCCCTTAATATGAGGAAAAGGATTGTAATTTTTTAACTCAAAATCTTCAAAACGAAATTGAAAAATATCCTTCACAGAAGAATTGAGTCTGATTGTAGGAAGCGGTTTTGGAGTTCTTTTCATTTGGAGTTTCACTTGCTCAATATGATTATTATAAATATGAGCGTCTCCTATGGTATGAATTAGTTCTTTTCCTTTTAAGTTGAGAGTATGAGCGAACATGGTTAGTAACAAAGCATAAGAAGCGATATTGAATGGTAGTCCAATAAAAATATCTGCACTTCTTTGATATAAAAGTAATGATAATTTTTTTTTATATACATAAAATTGAAATAATAAATGACAAGGAGGTAATGCCATATCTTGAATCATTCCCACATTCCAAGAAGAAACAATTAAACGTCTAGAATCGGGATTGAGTTTTATTTCTTTTATAATGTTAACTATTTGATCAACAAAATCCCCATCGGAAGTGGGCCATTTTCTCCATTGGAATCCATATATTGGTCCTAATTCTCCATTACTATCAGACCAATTTTTCCAAATATTAACTTTATTATTTGTTAAAAATTTAATGTTTGTTTCTCCTTTTAAAAACCACAATAATTCGTAAATAATAGATCGTATATTTAATTTTTTAGTAGTTAAAAGAGGGAAACCTTTTTCTAAATCAAATTTCATTTGATACCCAAATAGGCTTATTGTTCCTACGCCAGTTCTATCCTTCTTTTTTACGCCCTTTTTTAATACGTTTTTTAATAAATTTAAATATTGTTTCATAATCATACTAATTATATAATTTCTTTTTTAATTTAGAGTATTTTTGCATAAAAAATATAACTATGAATCAAAAGGTTCTCTTCTTTTCTACAAGAAGCGGTTTAAAATTATCCCAAGATATAGCTTTTTATTTTGGGGGTTTTCTTGGTAAAGTACAATTTTTAGAATTTAGTGATGGAGAATATATTCCTTGTTTCGAAGAATCTGTTCGTGGATCTCAAGTATTTTTGATAGGTTCAACTTTTCCTCCAGTAGATAATTTAATGGAATTATTATTAATGTGCGATGCTGCTCGTAGAGCTTCAGCTTATAATATTACACTTGTGATCCCGTATTTTGGATGGGCCAGACAAGATCATAAAGATCAACCTAGAACTCCTATTGCAGCAAAACTTATGGCCAATTTAATTGTAGCTTCAGGAGCAACTCGAGTTATGACTATGGATTTACATGCAGATCAAATTCAAGGATTTTTTGATATACCTGTAGATCATTTATATGCATCTAGAATATTTATTGATTACATTAAAAAATTAAACATAGATCAATTAACCATAGCCTCTCCAGATATGGGTGGGGCTAAAAGAGCTAGGAGTTATGCAGGTTATTTGGTGACAGATGTTGTCGTCTGTTATAAAGAGAGAAAAAAAGCAAATGAAATAGAATTTATGAATCTTATAGGAGATGTAAGAAAAAAAAATATTATACTCATAGATGATATGGTAGATACGGGTGGGACTTTAACAGAAGCAGCTAATTTAATAAAGAAACAAGGAGCTAAAAGTGTACGTGCTATAGCAACTCATCCTGTATTATCAGGTAATTCATATGAAAAAATACACCAATCTGCGATTGAAGAATTAGTTGTGACTGACACGATTCCTATAAATAAAAATAAAATTAATGATAAAATTAAAGTTTTATCTTGCGCTCCACTTTTTGCAGAAGTGATGCAATTAGTCCATAAAGACAAATCCATTAGTAATAAATTTATAATATGAAATATATAAATATATACGGTTATAAAAGAGATTTTGGGAAAAAAGCAGTTCGTAATATTCGACTTTCCGGAAACATACCATGTATTTTATACGGAAAAAATATAAATATTCCGTTTTATTCTTCACTAGAAAGTTTGAGAAAAATAATCTACACTGTAGAAATATATAATGTTGTTCTGAAAATAGAAGGACACGATAAAAGTATCAATGCTATTCGAAAGGAAATTCAATTCGATCCTGTTAAGGAAAAAATATTACATGTAGATTTTTATAAAATTGATAAATCAAAATCTATAACATTGGAAATTCCTGTAAAATCTTTTGGAAGACCTATTGGAGTAACAAAAGGAGGAGAATATTATTCTACTGTTAGAAAATTAAAGGTGAAAACAAGTATAGATAATATGCCAGAATATATTCAATTTAACATTGATTCTTTAGATATTGGAGACAAAATAACAGTTGGAGATTTATATAATAACCAATATACTATATTACATCCTTCTCATACATTGATAGCAAATGTAAAAAACACTCGTACAATTATAAAAGGGGCTCCAGAAGAAGATAATAAAGAAAAAGAAAAAGATGATAAAACAAAAATAAAATAAACAATGTCTTTAGATTTTTATTTTATGAAAATAGCCTTCAAAGAAGCTTTGATTGCTTTTCATAAAAATGAGATCCCTGTAGGCGCTGCAATTACATATAAAAATATGGTTATAGCAACAGCTCATAATTTAACTGAAACTTTATGTAATATTACTGCACATGCGGAAATGTTAGTAATAAACTTGGCATCTGATTATTTTAAAAAAAAATATATCAAAAAATGTACTTTGTATGTAACCTTAGAGCCATGTGTTATGTGTGCTGGAGCTTTGTTTTGGTCTCAAATAGGAAGAGTTGTTTGTGGCACTCCCAATCCCTCAAAAAGAGGGTTCTTATGTTCGGGGGCTAAATTACATCCTAAAACAGAATTTGTATCTGGAATTATGAAAAACCAATGTAAATCTATTATACAAGAATTCTTTTACAAAAAAAGAATTCGTAAATGTAAATATGAATTTTAAAAATTCATATAAATATTTTTTTCTTCTTATTTATTCTTAGTTTCACTAAAACTGGTAAAGTTGTAATCAATACAATTAATAGAATAATCCATTCAAGATGATTTTTTAATTCTGGAAAACTTTTATCTAAATAATGTCCAGCTGACATGATAGAAAAAGTCCAAGCAAGCGCTCCAATAATATTATATATCATAAATTTTTTAAATTCTACACGAATTGCTCCTGCAACAATAGGAGCAAAAGTACGAAACATAGGTAAAAAACGACTTATAATAAGGGCGGTTGTTTTATATTTATTATAAAACAATTTTGCCAAAATCAAATGTTTCTTTTTAAAAAAAAAGGAGTCCTTCTTTTTATATAATAGTTTTCCAGATTTATATCCTAACCAATATCCTTGCATATTTCCAAGAACAGCGACACCTGCTACGATTAAAATAATCACAAAAAAAGGAACATTATAAAAATTCTTGCATAAATCTTTACCAAAAATTCCAGCAGTGAATAATAAAGAATCTCCAGGTAAGAAAAAACCAATAAAAAATCCCGTTTCTGCAAAAACAATAGCTAAGAGAATAAATAAAGCAGCATTTCCGAAATATAAAAATATCCATCTAGGGTTAAACAAATGTTGGAAAACATCCCAAATATCTGACATTTTACAAATATGATAATGAAAGTCAAAGTTAAATATTTCTATTTTTTAGAAAAAGATTTATTTTCATATTTATAATAATATTGTTCATTTTTATATTTATGAAATGTTTATTTAAATTTATTAATATTCTAGGATGGATTCCTAACATATTTTTTTTCATAATAGGTTTTACTTTTATCATTTTTTGGTTATACAAAATATTTTATTTCATTGATTAATCAAAAATTGGTAATTTTGTTAGTTACTGAGGATAAATTCATGAAAATGAAAAAAAAGGAAGAATTCATATATTTTAATGAAGAAGCTTATAATGTACTTCAAAATTATTTACTTCATCAAGTAGATTCCATAAAAAATATATTTATTCTAGTAGATGATATTACCAGTATACACTGTCTTCCCATTCTTTTTCGACATATAAGTTTTTTAAAAAAATCTAATCTTATTAAGATAAAATCAGGAGAAAAAGAAAAAAATATTTATACATGTATTCAAATTTGTAAAGATTTAGAAAAACTTAAGGCAACTAGAAAAAGTTTAATAATAAATTTAGGAGGGGGAGTTATAACAGATATTGGGGGTTTTGTTGCGTCTATATTTAAACGAGGTATTCGTTTTGTTAATATTCCTACAACTTTGTTAGGAATGGTTGATGCGTCTATAGGATATAAAACAGGGGTGAATTTAGGTTCTATAAAAAATGAAATAGGGTCTTTTTATATTCCAAAATTTTTAATCATTGATCCCCATTTTTTAAAAACACTTCCAAATAAAGAAATTCTTTCTGGAATGGCAGAAATGTTCAAACATGGATTGATAGCTGATAAAAATTTTTGGAAAGAAATGAATCAAATACAAATAGATATCATTCAAAATGAAAACGAATGGATACATCTAATTCAGAAATCTATATTAATTAAACAAAAAATAGTAGATCAAGATCCTAAAGAAAAAGGATTGAGAAAAATTTTAAATTTCGGACACACTATTGGACATGCTTTAGAGAGTTATTTTATGAGTATAAAAGAAATGTTACACGGGGTTGCTGTTACTATGGGAATGATTTATGAATCATGGATTTCTTTCAAAATTAATGGTTTATCTTTCTCTGATTATATAGAAATTAGATCTAAACTATCTACATTATATCCAATACAAAATCAAATTTCTCAATTAGAAATAGACAAATTATTGCTAATCATGGAACATGATAAAAAAAATGAAAAAAATAAAATTCAATTTTCTTTATTAAAGGAGATAGGGAAATGTTCGTATAATTGTCAAGTCCCATCTTCCTTGATTAAGGAGAGTTTTTTAATATAAAAATAATATTATAAAAAAAATGAATGAAAGTGAAGGAGAAAAATTGATTTTCATTAATATTGAAGATGAAATGAAGTCATCTTACATAGATTACTCCATGTCTGTTATTATATCCAGAGCACTTCCTGATGTTAGAGATGGATTGAAACCTGTACATAGAAGAGTACTTTATGGAATGTATCAATTAGGAATTTTTTTTAATAGTTCTTATAAAAAATCTGCTCGTATTGTTGGAGAGGTATTAGGAAAGTATCATCCGCATGGAGATATTTCTGTTTATGATACTATGGTTCGTATGACTCAAAAATGGACATTGCGTTATCCATTAATAGATGGGCAAGGAAATTTTGGATCATTGGATGCGGATCCTCCAGCTGCTATGCGTTATACAGAAGTAAGAATGCAAAAGATATCTGAAGAAATGTTGTTGGATATCAAAAAAGAAACGGTAGATATGCAATCAAATTTTGATGATTCTTTAGAAGAACCCACCGTATTACCTGCACGAATTCCTAATCTTTTGATTAATGGTTCTTCTGGAATTGCAGTTGGAATGGCTACGAATATCCCTCCTCACAATTTAAAGGAAACTATAAACGCTATTTGTGCTTATATAGATAATAATGATATATCTATAGAAGAAATCATGAAATATATCAAAGCCCCTGATTTTCCTACAGGTGGAATCATTTATGGATATGACGGAGTGAAAAACGCTTTTCATACTGGGAAAGGACGTATTGTTTTACGTGCAAAAATACATTTAGAAGAAATTCATGGAAGACAATGTATCATTGTAGATGAAATCCCTTATCAAGTCAATAAGGCTGATATGATTGCTAGAACTGTGGAATTGATGAAAGAAGGAAAAATGGAAGGAATTCATCAAATTCGTGATGAATCAGATAGAAATGGATTACGTATTGTTTACATTTTAAAACAAAATACAAATCCTAATATATTATTGAACAAATTATTTCAATATACTCCTTTACAAACTTATTTTAATGTAAATAATATAGCTTTAGTCGATGGAAAACCTGTTCAATTAAATATAAAAAGTTTTATACGACATTTTGTAAATCATAGACACAATGTTATTATTCGTCGCACTAAATACGAACTCAAAAAGTGTCAAAATCGTGTTCATATTTTGTCGGGTTTTTTGAAAATATTGAATGATTTAGATCTTATGATTCAATTAATTCAAAAATCAAAAAATCATTATGATGCTTGTGACAGATTGATTCAAAAATTTCAAATATCTAAAAATCAATCGAAATCTATTTTAGATATGAAACTACAAAGTTTAACATCTTTAGAAATTAATAAACTTCAAAAAGAACACGATGAACTTGTTAAAAAAATAGAGTTTTTTAAAACTATTTTGAAAGACCATTCCACAAGAATCAAAATTATCAAGGAAGAACTTTTAGATATCAAGAGAAAATACCAAGATACACGTCGTACACAAATTGATTATTCAGGAAATAAAGTAAACATAGAAGATTTAATTGAAAACGAACAAGTTGTTCTTACTATTTCTCATGCTGGCTATATTAAAAGAACATCTTTATCAGAATATAAACGTCAAGGGAGAGGAGGAGTAGGAAATAGAGGAGCGACTGCTAGAGAATCAGATTTCTTTAAGCATTTGCTTATAGCAACTAATCATCAATATCTACTTTTTTTTACGGAAAAAGGAAAATGTTTTTGGCTAAGAGTATATGAAATACCAGAAGGATCTAAAATTTCTAAAGGAAGAGCTATACAAAATATCATTCATCTTCAACAAGATGATAAAGTAAACGCTTATATATTAACGGGGGATATTACGAATAAAAAGTATATCAAAGATTATTATGTAATGATGATTACACAAAAAGGTATTATAAAAAAAACATCTTTAGAGAATTATTCTAGACCCAGAAAAGACGGAATCAATGCTATTATTATTCGTAAAGGCGATTCTTTATTAGAAGCGATTCTCACTAAAGGTGATAGTCATGTTTTTATTGCTGTAAAAAGTGGAAGAATTATTCGTTTTTCAGAAAAACAAGTTCGTTCCACTGGAAGAACTTCTTCGGGAGTTATAGGAATTAATATGAATCATAAAGATTCAGTTGTTGGAATGATATGTGTAGATGTAGAAATAAAAGAAAAAGGACATTTATTAGTGGTTTCTGAAAAAGGATTTGGAAAAAGATCTCATATAAAAGATTATCGTATAACCAATCGTGGGGGAAAAGGAATTAAAACAATAAATATAACTCAAAAAACAGGAAGCTTAATTTCTGTAAAATACGTCACAGATCAGGACGATTTGATGATTATTAAAAAATCAGGGATTATTATACGTATTCCTGTATCAGACATAAGAGTTATGGGAAGAACGACACAAGGAGTAAGATTAATAAATTTAAAAGAAAACGATGCCATAGCTGATGTTGCTAAAGTTTACAAACCGATTATGGATTTTCATTAAAATCTCTAAAATCTCGTAATATATTAATACATTCTGCTATATAAAAATCTTTTTTTATATTTTTTATCCATTTTTTTTGTTCTTTTGATTCTTTTATTGTAATGATTTTTTGATAAGGCGTAAAAGATTGTGCCCCATATATATATAGACAATTTTTAAGTTTTTTAAAATTTTCATTTCTTCTTTTTATTTTTAAATTTTCATAATAAAATTCTTCCCAATTCAAAGGAAATTGTTTCTCATTAGATAATTTATTTTCTAATAATTGTATTTTTTTATAAACAGCAATAAAACCCTTATTTTTCTTTAAACGTTTTTCACTTTTATGTTTAATATTTTCTAAATACAAATTATTATAATAAAAATGAATAGAGGAAATAGGATCCGTAT is from Blattabacterium cuenoti and encodes:
- the gyrA gene encoding DNA gyrase subunit A is translated as MNESEGEKLIFINIEDEMKSSYIDYSMSVIISRALPDVRDGLKPVHRRVLYGMYQLGIFFNSSYKKSARIVGEVLGKYHPHGDISVYDTMVRMTQKWTLRYPLIDGQGNFGSLDADPPAAMRYTEVRMQKISEEMLLDIKKETVDMQSNFDDSLEEPTVLPARIPNLLINGSSGIAVGMATNIPPHNLKETINAICAYIDNNDISIEEIMKYIKAPDFPTGGIIYGYDGVKNAFHTGKGRIVLRAKIHLEEIHGRQCIIVDEIPYQVNKADMIARTVELMKEGKMEGIHQIRDESDRNGLRIVYILKQNTNPNILLNKLFQYTPLQTYFNVNNIALVDGKPVQLNIKSFIRHFVNHRHNVIIRRTKYELKKCQNRVHILSGFLKILNDLDLMIQLIQKSKNHYDACDRLIQKFQISKNQSKSILDMKLQSLTSLEINKLQKEHDELVKKIEFFKTILKDHSTRIKIIKEELLDIKRKYQDTRRTQIDYSGNKVNIEDLIENEQVVLTISHAGYIKRTSLSEYKRQGRGGVGNRGATARESDFFKHLLIATNHQYLLFFTEKGKCFWLRVYEIPEGSKISKGRAIQNIIHLQQDDKVNAYILTGDITNKKYIKDYYVMMITQKGIIKKTSLENYSRPRKDGINAIIIRKGDSLLEAILTKGDSHVFIAVKSGRIIRFSEKQVRSTGRTSSGVIGINMNHKDSVVGMICVDVEIKEKGHLLVVSEKGFGKRSHIKDYRITNRGGKGIKTINITQKTGSLISVKYVTDQDDLMIIKKSGIIIRIPVSDIRVMGRTTQGVRLINLKENDAIADVAKVYKPIMDFH